In one window of Deltaproteobacteria bacterium DNA:
- a CDS encoding L-2-amino-thiazoline-4-carboxylic acid hydrolase, whose protein sequence is MDAVMPDAGKRVAEATRQRAAVLAHLFRVLRDRLGEVEAASLMSDAIYAHGREKAKKTYSLPAQSGNLLQAAREFASPDPVKQYQFAPRIVSADDGEAVIAMSRCPLVDQWKEMGLAAEDVTLLCRIARSVDFGTWEGALGFRLLFEGTRGEGKEECLLRVFRKRTVEVAG, encoded by the coding sequence ATGGACGCTGTCATGCCGGATGCGGGAAAAAGAGTCGCGGAGGCGACGAGGCAACGCGCCGCCGTGCTTGCGCATCTCTTCCGTGTGCTAAGGGACAGGCTCGGCGAAGTGGAAGCGGCTTCCCTCATGAGCGATGCCATCTACGCTCACGGGAGGGAGAAGGCGAAGAAAACGTACTCCCTCCCCGCGCAGTCGGGAAATCTGCTCCAGGCGGCGAGGGAGTTCGCAAGCCCGGACCCCGTCAAACAATACCAGTTCGCACCCCGGATCGTTTCAGCGGACGACGGAGAAGCTGTTATCGCGATGTCCCGCTGCCCGCTCGTCGACCAGTGGAAGGAGATGGGCCTCGCCGCGGAAGATGTTACACTGCTTTGTCGCATCGCCCGTTCCGTGGATTTCGGGACGTGGGAGGGGGCGCTGGGCTTTCGCCTCCTGTTCGAGGGGACGCGGGGCGAAGGGAAGGAAGAGTGCCTCCTTCGCGTGTTCAGGAAACGAACCGTAGAGGTTGCCGGATGA
- a CDS encoding deoxyribonuclease IV has protein sequence MRVILPPLGAHVSTAGGVSTAPERGKSIGADVLQIFSKQQTRWKGKELEEDDARAFRAESSRTGVRTVAIHCAYLINLGTAKEALRTRSLYALEDEASRAAMLGVPYLVMHPGSSGEDTEEEGIGRIASALREFGRFPKGVTLLLENTAGQGNSIGRTTEQIRRLIDACGDPPDVAVCLDSAHLFESGYDIATEPGWNSLLEEMKRHALVPLVRMWHLNDSKTDLGSRVDRHQHIGQGKIGLGAFRRILFHPAFRELPMVLETPKDGEDEFEMDIRNLAALRGLAGSGK, from the coding sequence ATGAGGGTAATACTTCCTCCGCTGGGCGCCCATGTATCGACGGCGGGGGGGGTCTCCACCGCCCCGGAGCGGGGGAAATCGATCGGGGCGGACGTCCTCCAGATCTTCTCCAAGCAGCAGACACGCTGGAAAGGGAAAGAGCTGGAAGAGGACGATGCCCGGGCGTTCCGCGCCGAGTCTTCGCGCACCGGCGTGCGGACCGTCGCGATCCATTGCGCCTACCTGATCAACCTTGGAACCGCGAAAGAGGCGTTGCGCACCCGCTCGCTGTACGCGCTGGAAGACGAAGCCTCCCGCGCGGCGATGCTGGGCGTTCCATACCTTGTGATGCATCCCGGCTCGAGCGGGGAGGATACGGAAGAAGAGGGCATCGGGAGGATAGCTTCCGCCCTGCGGGAGTTCGGCAGGTTTCCGAAGGGGGTGACCCTCCTGCTCGAGAATACCGCGGGACAGGGGAACTCGATCGGGCGCACGACGGAACAGATCCGCAGGCTCATCGACGCCTGCGGCGATCCTCCCGACGTGGCGGTATGCCTGGACAGCGCGCACCTGTTCGAGTCGGGGTATGACATCGCGACCGAGCCGGGCTGGAACTCGCTGCTCGAAGAGATGAAACGGCACGCCCTCGTGCCGCTGGTCCGCATGTGGCACCTGAACGATTCGAAGACGGACCTGGGCAGCCGGGTCGACCGGCACCAGCACATCGGGCAGGGGAAGATCGGCCTGGGAGCGTTCCGCAGGATCCTTTTCCACCCTGCGTTCCGGGAACTGCCGATGGTGCTGGAGACGCCCAAGGACGGCGAGGACGAATTCGAAATGGACATCAGGAACCTGGCGGCCTTGCGGGGGCTGGCGGGTTCCGGCAAATGA
- a CDS encoding DUF2889 domain-containing protein — protein MDYEAITALAKHHKQVFGRHVSCDMYMLEDGRKLALSRMHDDFHDMNLAILLDDAFRVLEIGGKMARIPYPCCETKPLEMLSALKGVGVLERGGLKKVKDLIPRNLGCTHVYEMIESTFRAIFVGSYSIYDKKWEGVLNLDLEENRQLGLRSPVLADTCYAFNKESADEKVLARACEKVEEARKKMEAIKAVKRGEQG, from the coding sequence ATGGACTACGAAGCTATCACCGCGCTGGCCAAGCATCACAAGCAGGTTTTCGGGCGGCACGTAAGCTGCGACATGTACATGCTGGAGGACGGCAGGAAGCTTGCGCTATCCCGGATGCACGACGATTTCCACGACATGAACCTTGCGATCCTCCTCGACGACGCATTCCGGGTCCTGGAGATAGGCGGGAAGATGGCCCGCATCCCTTACCCATGCTGCGAGACGAAGCCGCTGGAGATGCTTTCCGCGCTTAAAGGCGTCGGCGTCCTGGAGCGCGGAGGGTTGAAAAAAGTGAAGGACCTCATCCCGCGGAACCTCGGGTGTACCCACGTCTACGAAATGATCGAGTCCACCTTCCGCGCGATATTCGTCGGCTCGTACAGCATCTACGACAAGAAGTGGGAAGGGGTCCTGAACCTGGACCTGGAAGAGAACCGCCAGCTGGGCCTGCGGTCCCCGGTGCTGGCGGACACATGCTATGCGTTCAACAAGGAGTCGGCGGACGAGAAAGTCCTGGCCCGGGCCTGCGAAAAAGTCGAGGAGGCACGGAAGAAGATGGAAGCGATCAAGGCCGTCAAGCGCGGGGAGCAGGGCTGA